A genome region from Manihot esculenta cultivar AM560-2 chromosome 5, M.esculenta_v8, whole genome shotgun sequence includes the following:
- the LOC110615083 gene encoding uncharacterized protein LOC110615083 — protein sequence MAEMKDAHIVEIPVDEEHQQKLLCAMNTVTAIRNHPLTEISHSPGHLLLLKLWQREEDIFCRRIAAKESRMDAIKLEIFQLCCFFLLFHGIFLTILFTSSVNSREHTCRKWWIPSLVSVSTSLMFVFLVQVKVFRYWKVWRQLQRERNDNRALTRCIQELRMKGTSFDLSKEPQSGKKMKSSSVEIKWKPLTWCSQYLITICLVCFSGLVFPASKFILCGF from the coding sequence ATGGCTGAAATGAAAGATGCTCATATCGTAGAAATCCCAGTAGATGAAGAGCACCAACAGAAGCTTCTGTGTGCCATGAACACAGTCACAGCAATTCGGAACCACCCACTAACAGAAATCTCCCACAGTCCAGGCCATCTCCTTCTTCTCAAGCTCTGGCAAAGAGAAGAAGATATTTTCTGCCGCCGCATTGCAGCGAAAGAGTCCAGGATGGACGCTATCAAACTCGAAATCTTCCAACTTTGTTGTTTCTTTTTACTCTTCCATGGGATCTTCTTAACCATCTTGTTTACCTCTTCTGTCAACAGCAGAGAGCATACTTGCCGAAAATGGTGGATACCGTCTCTTGTGTCAGTCTCCACTTCACTGATGTTTGTGTTTCTGGTTCAGGTTAAAGTTTTCAGGTACTGGAAGGTGTGGAGGCAGTTGCAGAGGGAGAGGAATGATAACAGAGCTCTGACGAGGTGCATTCAAGAGCTGAGAATGAAAGGGACGAGTTTCGATTTGTCGAAGGAGCCACAGAGCGGGAAGAAAATGAAGAGCTCCAGTGTTGAGATAAAATGGAAACCACTCACTTGGTGTTCACAGTATCTGATTACTATCTGTCTTGTTTGCTTCTCAGGTTTGGTGTTTCCTGCCTCCAAATTCATCCTCTGCGGGTTCTAA
- the LOC110614440 gene encoding transcription factor MYB80 — translation MGRIPCCEKDNVKRGQWTPEEDNKLSSYIAQHGTRNWRLIPKNAGLQRCGKSCRLRWTNYLRPDLKHGQFSDAEEQTIVNLHSVVGNRWSLIAAQLPGRTDNDVKNHWNTKLKKKLSGMGIDPVTHKTFSHLMAEIATTLAPPQVAHLAEAALGCFKDEMLHLLTKKRIDFQLQQPNSNAAPGNTSLPYIVTKRDDNEDTIEKIKLGLSRAMQEPSMIPPNKTWESAGATSANFAGECSGFPASITGFQCGPSSFGNEGAVSAWSQSMCTGSTFTAGDQQGQLHEKLEDENGEDSEGRKEIRNGPSIFNTDCVVWDLPSDDLMNPIV, via the exons ATGGGTAGGATTCCATGTTGTGAGAAGGACAACGTGAAAAGAGGGCAATGGACTCCAGAAGAAGACAACAAACTCTCTTCTTACATCGCCCAACACGGCACCCGGAACTGGCGTCTCATTCCCAAGAATGCTG GACTCCAAAGATGTGGGAAGAGCTGCAGGCTCAGGTGGACTAATTATCTTCGTCCTGATCTCAAGCATGGCCAATTCTCCGATGCTGAAGAACAAACCATCGTCAATCTTCATTCTGTTGTTGGCAACCG ATGGTCATTAATAGCAGCTCAGCTTCCTGGCCGAACCGATAATGATGTTAAGAATCACTGGAACACTAAGCTGAAAAAGAAGCTTTCCGGTATGGGTATTGATCCAGTCACCCACAAAACCTTCTCACACCTCATGGCTGAGATAGCCACCACACTAGCACCACCACAGGTGGCTCACCTAGCAGAAGCAGCTCTGGGTTGTTTCAAGGATGAAATGCTTCACCTGCTCACTAAAAAGCGCATCGACTTCCAGTTGCAACAGCCGAACTCAAATGCAGCACCAGGGAACACCTCATTGCCTTACATTGTTACCAAACGTGATGACAATGAAGACACCATTGAGaaaatcaagcttggtttatcaAGGGCAATGCAAGAACCTAGCATGATACCACCAAATAAGACCTGGGAATCTGCCGGTGCAACATCTGCAAATTTTGCAGGGGAATGCAGTGGTTTCCCTGCATCAATCACTGGATTTCAATGTGGTCCGTCTTCTTTCGGCAATGAAGGGGCTGTATCAGCATGGAGCCAGAGTATGTGCACTGGAAGCACATTTACAGCAGGAGATCAACAAGGCCAATTGCATGAAAAACTAGAGGATGAAAATGGGGAGGATTCTGAAGGGAGGAAAGAGATCAGGAATGGCCCCAGCATATTCAATACAGACTGCGTAGTATGGGATTTACCATCTGATGATTTAATGAATCCTATAGTTTAA